CGGGGATGCGGAGTGGAACCCGTCGAAGCAGGCGCTCGCCTGTCCGTACTGTGGTACCGTCCTGCCGTGGACTCCGGGGCAGGACCAGATCGGCGCGGCCATCCGGGAACATCCTCTGGAAGAGGCGCTGGCCATGGTCCCCGCGGAGGCGCGCGGGCTGAAGGAGGAGAAAAAATCGGTGAAATGCGAGAGCTGCCAGGCCATCAGCATCTTCGATCCCACCCGCGCCGCCCAGCGCTGCGACTTCTGCGGCTCCCCCTCCATCGTCCCGGTGGAGTCCATGCAGGACGTCATCACCCCGGAGAGCCTGCTGCCCGTCGTCATCCCCGCCACCCAGGTCCGGGACAAGCTGCGGCAGTGGTATGGCTCCCGGTGGTTCGCCCCGAACAAGCTGAAAAAGGCGGCGCTGACCGACACCCTCCACGGCATTTACCTGCCCTACTGGACCTTCGACGCCCATGCCAGCTCCAGTTGGTCGGCGGAGGCCGGCTATTACTACTACGTCTCCGTGAGTGACGGGAAAGGCGGCACCCGCCGGGAACGCCGCACCCGCTGGGAAAGTTGCTCCGGTCACCAGGCGAATTTCTTCGATGACGACCTCGTCCCCGGCACCGTCGGTGTCCACCTGAAGCTCCTGCGGAAAGTCGAGCCATTCCCCACCACCGACCAGCTCAAGCCCTACGAACCCGCTTTTGTCCGCGGATGGACCGTGGAGCGCTACCAGGTCGATCTCAGGAAAGCCTCCGAAACCAACCGCTCCCAGATGGACGCCACCATGTACCGCATCTGCGAGCGGGCCGTGCCGGGCGATACCCAGCGCGGACTCCGTGTTTCCACGAACT
The nucleotide sequence above comes from Akkermansiaceae bacterium. Encoded proteins:
- a CDS encoding zinc ribbon domain-containing protein, producing the protein MAEVSALRKHPCPECGGDAEWNPSKQALACPYCGTVLPWTPGQDQIGAAIREHPLEEALAMVPAEARGLKEEKKSVKCESCQAISIFDPTRAAQRCDFCGSPSIVPVESMQDVITPESLLPVVIPATQVRDKLRQWYGSRWFAPNKLKKAALTDTLHGIYLPYWTFDAHASSSWSAEAGYYYYVSVSDGKGGTRRERRTRWESCSGHQANFFDDDLVPGTVGVHLKLLRKVEPFPTTDQLKPYEPAFVRGWTVERYQVDLRKASETNRSQMDATMYRICERAVPGDTQRGLRVSTNYSSRTFKHILVPVWLASYTYGSKSFQVVVNGFTGNMAGEHPLSWVKIFFAVLAVITVIAVIFALSRG